CAGCGGCGGCACGACCGGGGAATCGGTCTCCACCGCCTCGACGATCCGGCCCATGGTCTGCACGGTCTCGATCGGGTAGCGGCCGACGCTCGTCTCACCGGAGAGCATCACCGCGTCCGCACCGTCGAGGACCGCGTTCGCCACGTCGGAGGCTTCCGCGCGGGTCGGGCGGGAGTTGCTGATCATCGATTCCAGCATCTGTGTGGCGACGATGACCGGCTTGGCGTTCTCCCGGCAGATCTGGATGGCCCGCTTCTGCACCAGCGGCACCTGCTCAAGCGGCAGCTCCACGCCGAGGTCGCCGCGGGCGACCATGACCGCGTCGAAGGCCAGCACGATGGCCTCCAGGTTGTACACCGCCTCCGGCTTCTCGATCTTCGCGACCACCGGCAGCCTGCCCTTGCCGACCCGGTCCATCACCTGGTGCACCAGGTCGATGTCGGCGGGCGAGCGGACGAAGGACAGCGCGATGAAGTCCACGCCGAGCTGCAGGGCGAATTCGAGGTCCTCGATGTCCTTGTCGGACAGTGCGGGCACCGAGACGTCCATACCGGGCAGGGACACGCCCTTGTTGTTGCTGACCGGGCCGCCTTCGGTGACCTCGCAGACCACGTCCGGGCCCTCGACCTCCTTGACCACCAGGCCGACCTTGCCGTCGTCGACCAGCAGCCGGTCCCCCGGCTTGGCGTCCTTGGCCAGGCCCTTGTACGTGGTGGAGACCCGGTCGTGGGTGCCTGCGACGTCCTCGACGGTGATCCGGACGACGTCACCGGTGTGCCATTCGGCCGAGCCGCTGGCGAAGGTGCCCAGCCGGATCTTCGGGCCCTGCAGGTCGGCGAGGATGCCCACCGCCCGGCCACCGTCGGCGGCCGCGGACCGGACCAGGTCGTAGACCTGCTTGTGGTCGCTGTGGCTGCCGTGGCTGAAGTTCATCCTCGCGACGTCCATCCCGGCGTCGACGAGTGCCCGCATCTTCTCCGGTGTGGAGGTCGCGGGGCCCAGGGTACAAACGATCTTCGCGCGTCGGCTCACACCGGGACAGGGTAGTCGCTCGCCGGAGCGCCGTCTGTACCGATCCCGAAACTCCGGGCGAAGTCTTCCCGAACGTCTTCGCCGGACGTCCCGGACGGCGAACGGCTCAGCGGCGGGGCCGCTCGCTCGGGCCGACGTGGTCACGGGCCCATTCGTTGAACCGGCGGACCTGCCGCCAGTGCTTGCGCACCCGGTCCAGCGCCGCGCGTTCGTGCAGGAAATCGTCCGGCGCCCAGGCCCGGGCCGCGTAGACCGAGCGGTACCGGAGCAGGTCGAGCCGGGGGTGGTCCTCGGCGTACCCGCGCGGTCGGGATTTGAGCCGGTCGCCCAGGATCTCCCAGCCCTGCTTGCGCAGAGTGGTCAGCATGCCCGCCAGCTCCGGGCCGTGCAGCTCGGTGTCCACCGCGGTACGGAACCGGGCCAGCTGATCGGGCGCGAGATGGAAGCAGCCGCCGCCTACGCGCAGCCCGGCCGGGCCGACCTCCACGTAGTACGCGCCGCCGCCGCGGCCCGCCTCGATCACTCCGCCGCAGTGGGTCTTGTACGGCGTTTTGTCGCGCGCGAACCGCACGTCGCGATACGGCCGGAAGACCTTGCCCGCGCCGAATCCCTCGCCGAACTCGGCCTGCAGCTCGCCGAGCAGCGCTTCCATCGGCGCCCGCACGTGCTCCCGGTAGATCGCGACGTGGTCATCCCAATAGGGCTTGGAATTGTCCGCGAGCAGCCCGTCGTAGAACTCGACGGCGTGCTCACCGAATCCACTGAA
This Amycolatopsis sulphurea DNA region includes the following protein-coding sequences:
- the pyk gene encoding pyruvate kinase, translating into MSRRAKIVCTLGPATSTPEKMRALVDAGMDVARMNFSHGSHSDHKQVYDLVRSAAADGGRAVGILADLQGPKIRLGTFASGSAEWHTGDVVRITVEDVAGTHDRVSTTYKGLAKDAKPGDRLLVDDGKVGLVVKEVEGPDVVCEVTEGGPVSNNKGVSLPGMDVSVPALSDKDIEDLEFALQLGVDFIALSFVRSPADIDLVHQVMDRVGKGRLPVVAKIEKPEAVYNLEAIVLAFDAVMVARGDLGVELPLEQVPLVQKRAIQICRENAKPVIVATQMLESMISNSRPTRAEASDVANAVLDGADAVMLSGETSVGRYPIETVQTMGRIVEAVETDSPVVPPLTHVPRTKRGVISYAARDIGERLNAKALVAFTQSGDTVRRLARLHTRLPLMAFTPEQSVRSQLAMTWGTTTQIVPRVDSTDQMIQQVDHSMLEMGKYQRGDLVVIVAGSPPGTVGSTNLIHVHRLGEDDHA
- a CDS encoding DUF2461 domain-containing protein produces the protein MRFSGFGEHAVEFYDGLLADNSKPYWDDHVAIYREHVRAPMEALLGELQAEFGEGFGAGKVFRPYRDVRFARDKTPYKTHCGGVIEAGRGGGAYYVEVGPAGLRVGGGCFHLAPDQLARFRTAVDTELHGPELAGMLTTLRKQGWEILGDRLKSRPRGYAEDHPRLDLLRYRSVYAARAWAPDDFLHERAALDRVRKHWRQVRRFNEWARDHVGPSERPRR